From Papaver somniferum cultivar HN1 unplaced genomic scaffold, ASM357369v1 unplaced-scaffold_29, whole genome shotgun sequence, a single genomic window includes:
- the LOC113341446 gene encoding anthocyanidin reductase ((2S)-flavan-3-ol-forming)-like isoform X3 — protein sequence MADLGNYTVCVTGGAGFIGSSIVKKLLDKGHNVRTTLRNLSDENKVGLLKKLEGAETRLELFQADIYKPDEFDVVIKGCHFVFHVATPLLHSTENSHQYKNTTEAAIEGAKSIGESCIQSGTVRRLIYTASVVSASPLKEDGSGYKDVIDESCWTPLGHRFPYANDFVEAYIDSKSLSEKEILKFGDKNVNGGVEFEAVSLTCGLVGGDTILSYLPDSTGILASHPTVIPNHDPKHQTLKFLDAVVGKVPIVHIEDIVDAHVFCMEQASVNGRYLCANGYVTVNEIREYFRQYHPDLTIAREQESEGDEKLERKIHWGSTKLNDLGFVYKCNVKRTLDDSVKCAQRFGDIN from the exons ATGGCCGACCTAGGAAATTACACTGTTTGTGTAACAGGAGGTGCGGGTTTTATCGGTTCTTCTATTGTTAAAAAGCTTCTAGACAAGGGTCATAACGTTCGCACTACATTAAGAAACCTAA GTGATGAAAACAAGGTTGGCTTGTTAAAGAAACTAGAAGGAGCAGAAACGAGATTGGAGTTATTTCAAGCAGACATTTATAAACCGGATGAATTCGATGTTGTAATCAAAGGTTGTCATTTCGTTTTTCATGTTGCAACACCTTTGCTGCACTCCACTGAAAACTCACATCAG TATAAGAACACGACAGAGGCAGCAATAGAAGGAGCCAAAAGTATTGGAGAGTCTTGTATACAATCAGGCACAGTGAGGAGACTCATCTATACTGCTTCTGTGGTTTCTGCGTCGCCGTTAAAAGAAGACGGGTCCGGATATAAAGATGTGATAGATGAATCTTGTTGGACTCCCCTTGGTCATCGTTTCCCATATGCTAATGATTTTGTGGAG GCCTACATAGATTCAAAGTCATTATCGGAGAAAGAGATCTTGAAATTTGGTGACAAAAACGTCAATGGAGGAGTAGAATTTGAGGCGGTATCTCTAACTTGTGGACTCGTAGGAGGAGATACCATTCTTTCCTACTTACCTGATAGCACAGGTATACTTGCGTCGCATCCTACGGTAATTCCAAACCATGATCCAAAGCATCAAACTCTCAAGTTTTTGGATGCAGTAGTAGGCAAGGTTCCAATTGTACACATTGAGGACATTGTGGACGCACATGTCTTTTGCATGGAACAAGCTTCTGTGAATGGCAGATATTTATGTGCAAACGGATACGTGACGGTAAATGAAATCAGGGAATATTTCCGGCAGTACCATCCAGACCTCACTATAGCACGAGAACAAGA GTCTGAGGGGGATGAAAAGTTGGAAAGAAAAATCCATTGGGGCTCTACAAAGCTGAATGATTTAGGTTTTGTTTATAAATGCAATGTCAAAAGGACATTAGATGACAGTGTCAAGTGTGCACAGAGATTTGGTGATATCAATTAG
- the LOC113341446 gene encoding vestitone reductase-like isoform X2 yields MINSYKTIGNAGEAYNILVGLLVNPQHRIIILLIKKWKLRFADVQRTCSLLVAKKNIMADLGNYTVCVTGGAGFIGSSIVKKLLDKGHNVRTTLRNLSDENKVGLLKKLEGAETRLELFQADIYKPDEFDVVIKGCHFVFHVATPLLHSTENSHQYKNTTEAAIEGAKSIGESCIQSGTVRRLIYTASVVSASPLKEDGSGYKDVIDESCWTPLGHRFPYANDFVEAYIDSKSLSEKEILKFGDKNVNGGVEFEAVSLTCGLVGGDTILSYLPDSTVVGKVPIVHIEDIVDAHVFCMEQASVNGRYLCANGYVTVNEIREYFRQYHPDLTIAREQESEGDEKLERKIHWGSTKLNDLGFVYKCNVKRTLDDSVKCAQRFGDIN; encoded by the exons ATGATTAATTCCTATAAAACAATAGGAAATGCTGGAGAAGCTTACAACATTTTAGTTGGTTTATTAGTTAATCCTCAACACAGAATTATTATTCTGTTGATAAAAAAG TGGAAACTGAGGTTCGCCGACGTGCAACGCACGTGCTCACTACTTGTAGCTAAAAAGAACATCATGGCCGACCTAGGAAATTACACTGTTTGTGTAACAGGAGGTGCGGGTTTTATCGGTTCTTCTATTGTTAAAAAGCTTCTAGACAAGGGTCATAACGTTCGCACTACATTAAGAAACCTAA GTGATGAAAACAAGGTTGGCTTGTTAAAGAAACTAGAAGGAGCAGAAACGAGATTGGAGTTATTTCAAGCAGACATTTATAAACCGGATGAATTCGATGTTGTAATCAAAGGTTGTCATTTCGTTTTTCATGTTGCAACACCTTTGCTGCACTCCACTGAAAACTCACATCAG TATAAGAACACGACAGAGGCAGCAATAGAAGGAGCCAAAAGTATTGGAGAGTCTTGTATACAATCAGGCACAGTGAGGAGACTCATCTATACTGCTTCTGTGGTTTCTGCGTCGCCGTTAAAAGAAGACGGGTCCGGATATAAAGATGTGATAGATGAATCTTGTTGGACTCCCCTTGGTCATCGTTTCCCATATGCTAATGATTTTGTGGAG GCCTACATAGATTCAAAGTCATTATCGGAGAAAGAGATCTTGAAATTTGGTGACAAAAACGTCAATGGAGGAGTAGAATTTGAGGCGGTATCTCTAACTTGTGGACTCGTAGGAGGAGATACCATTCTTTCCTACTTACCTGATAGCACAG TAGTAGGCAAGGTTCCAATTGTACACATTGAGGACATTGTGGACGCACATGTCTTTTGCATGGAACAAGCTTCTGTGAATGGCAGATATTTATGTGCAAACGGATACGTGACGGTAAATGAAATCAGGGAATATTTCCGGCAGTACCATCCAGACCTCACTATAGCACGAGAACAAGA GTCTGAGGGGGATGAAAAGTTGGAAAGAAAAATCCATTGGGGCTCTACAAAGCTGAATGATTTAGGTTTTGTTTATAAATGCAATGTCAAAAGGACATTAGATGACAGTGTCAAGTGTGCACAGAGATTTGGTGATATCAATTAG
- the LOC113341446 gene encoding anthocyanidin reductase ((2S)-flavan-3-ol-forming)-like isoform X1: protein MINSYKTIGNAGEAYNILVGLLVNPQHRIIILLIKKWKLRFADVQRTCSLLVAKKNIMADLGNYTVCVTGGAGFIGSSIVKKLLDKGHNVRTTLRNLSDENKVGLLKKLEGAETRLELFQADIYKPDEFDVVIKGCHFVFHVATPLLHSTENSHQYKNTTEAAIEGAKSIGESCIQSGTVRRLIYTASVVSASPLKEDGSGYKDVIDESCWTPLGHRFPYANDFVEAYIDSKSLSEKEILKFGDKNVNGGVEFEAVSLTCGLVGGDTILSYLPDSTGILASHPTVIPNHDPKHQTLKFLDAVVGKVPIVHIEDIVDAHVFCMEQASVNGRYLCANGYVTVNEIREYFRQYHPDLTIAREQESEGDEKLERKIHWGSTKLNDLGFVYKCNVKRTLDDSVKCAQRFGDIN from the exons ATGATTAATTCCTATAAAACAATAGGAAATGCTGGAGAAGCTTACAACATTTTAGTTGGTTTATTAGTTAATCCTCAACACAGAATTATTATTCTGTTGATAAAAAAG TGGAAACTGAGGTTCGCCGACGTGCAACGCACGTGCTCACTACTTGTAGCTAAAAAGAACATCATGGCCGACCTAGGAAATTACACTGTTTGTGTAACAGGAGGTGCGGGTTTTATCGGTTCTTCTATTGTTAAAAAGCTTCTAGACAAGGGTCATAACGTTCGCACTACATTAAGAAACCTAA GTGATGAAAACAAGGTTGGCTTGTTAAAGAAACTAGAAGGAGCAGAAACGAGATTGGAGTTATTTCAAGCAGACATTTATAAACCGGATGAATTCGATGTTGTAATCAAAGGTTGTCATTTCGTTTTTCATGTTGCAACACCTTTGCTGCACTCCACTGAAAACTCACATCAG TATAAGAACACGACAGAGGCAGCAATAGAAGGAGCCAAAAGTATTGGAGAGTCTTGTATACAATCAGGCACAGTGAGGAGACTCATCTATACTGCTTCTGTGGTTTCTGCGTCGCCGTTAAAAGAAGACGGGTCCGGATATAAAGATGTGATAGATGAATCTTGTTGGACTCCCCTTGGTCATCGTTTCCCATATGCTAATGATTTTGTGGAG GCCTACATAGATTCAAAGTCATTATCGGAGAAAGAGATCTTGAAATTTGGTGACAAAAACGTCAATGGAGGAGTAGAATTTGAGGCGGTATCTCTAACTTGTGGACTCGTAGGAGGAGATACCATTCTTTCCTACTTACCTGATAGCACAGGTATACTTGCGTCGCATCCTACGGTAATTCCAAACCATGATCCAAAGCATCAAACTCTCAAGTTTTTGGATGCAGTAGTAGGCAAGGTTCCAATTGTACACATTGAGGACATTGTGGACGCACATGTCTTTTGCATGGAACAAGCTTCTGTGAATGGCAGATATTTATGTGCAAACGGATACGTGACGGTAAATGAAATCAGGGAATATTTCCGGCAGTACCATCCAGACCTCACTATAGCACGAGAACAAGA GTCTGAGGGGGATGAAAAGTTGGAAAGAAAAATCCATTGGGGCTCTACAAAGCTGAATGATTTAGGTTTTGTTTATAAATGCAATGTCAAAAGGACATTAGATGACAGTGTCAAGTGTGCACAGAGATTTGGTGATATCAATTAG